One genomic region from Yersinia canariae encodes:
- a CDS encoding chemotaxis protein, giving the protein MDNFQKEIEERTNLTSSNRFELLLFRLGESQEEQQSELYGINVFKLREIVPMPALTKAAGMASPMMGMANIRGEIIPVIDLPAIVGCVPKTGLNILLVTEYARSTQAFAVESVDDIVRLEWSQVLAADAGVKSRNITSIARLDNDKSSNRLALVLDVEQILYDIIPANRNVQIDSEKTKAFDLKPGAVAIVAEDSKVARSMLEQALKMMDIPAVMHITGLEAWNKIKKIAEEARAEGCPISDKISFVLTDLEMPEMDGFTLTLNIKRDEFLKNIPVIIHSSLSGSANEDHVRKVGADAYVAKFEANELEAAIHSALDSKKALNP; this is encoded by the coding sequence ATGGATAATTTTCAAAAAGAGATAGAAGAGAGAACGAATCTCACCTCCTCCAACAGATTTGAACTGTTGCTGTTCCGTTTGGGGGAGTCCCAGGAGGAACAACAATCTGAGTTATATGGTATTAACGTCTTTAAATTACGTGAAATAGTCCCGATGCCGGCCCTGACCAAAGCGGCAGGTATGGCTTCGCCAATGATGGGTATGGCGAATATTCGTGGTGAAATCATTCCTGTGATTGATCTCCCGGCTATCGTGGGTTGTGTTCCCAAAACCGGATTAAATATTCTGCTGGTGACTGAATATGCCCGCAGCACCCAAGCATTTGCGGTGGAATCTGTTGACGATATTGTTCGCCTGGAGTGGAGTCAGGTACTGGCGGCCGACGCGGGGGTAAAAAGCCGCAATATCACCAGTATCGCCCGGCTCGACAACGATAAATCCAGTAACAGGCTGGCGCTGGTATTAGATGTTGAACAAATTTTATATGACATTATTCCCGCTAATCGCAATGTGCAAATTGATAGCGAGAAGACCAAGGCATTTGATTTGAAGCCGGGTGCAGTGGCTATTGTGGCAGAAGATTCAAAAGTTGCCCGCTCTATGCTGGAACAAGCATTGAAGATGATGGATATTCCCGCCGTCATGCATATCACCGGCTTGGAAGCATGGAATAAAATCAAGAAGATAGCTGAGGAAGCAAGAGCTGAAGGCTGCCCCATTTCGGATAAAATCTCATTTGTGCTAACCGATTTAGAAATGCCGGAGATGGATGGCTTTACGCTGACATTAAATATTAAGCGGGATGAATTCCTGAAGAATATTCCTGTCATTATCCATTCTTCATTATCGGGCAGTGCGAATGAAGATCATGTCCGCAAAGTGGGCGCTGATGCCTATGTGGCAAAATTCGAAGCTAACGAATTGGAAGCGGCTATCCACAGTGCATTGGATTCAAAAAAAGCCCTGAATCCATAA
- a CDS encoding fimbria/pilus outer membrane usher protein has protein sequence MRFAPWLSYLLAQGLLVSHFVSAADENKQDEYVFEDALLRGSSLGLGSISRFNKKDSYEAGKYQVDLYMNNKFVDRIELMFITKDDEVVPCLSASQLLQAGVNDNVLKNVDQEDNCLDFKTLLPASDYRFDYAKLRFDLSVPQLFVKNVPRGYVDPRNLTAGEAIGFSNYNLNQYHVGYNKDGIRRNTDSSYLSLNNGINTGMWRFRQQGSLRYDSTRGANWTSNRLYSQRALPAIGSEVTVGETFSSGQFFSSLGFSGVALSTDDRMLPESQRGYAPVVRGIARTNAKVTVYQNNRPIYQSTVSPGAFEFNDLSATNFGGDLTVEIQEADGSLSTFQVPFSSVPESLRPGYSRYSFAAGQVRDLSSHEVFSELTYQRGISNAITANTGMRVASGYQAVMLGGVFTHYIGALGLDATYSHASLPGDADSPDNKQQNGWMARASFSRTFEATNTTLSVAGYRYSTEGYRDLSDVLGIRAASSGKVWSSGTYQQLSRAEISLNQNLNNYGSLYLTASSQNYRNSRKRDTQLQLGYANTLWRNTSFNLAVSQQKTGGGNNETYFVDPGSGMPAANGANLFATNETVVQMSLSFPLGGSPQAPYISAGAVNSRVSGASYQTSLAGVMGDDQSASYSMDFARNEQNKENTFSGSLQKRLPTTSLSGSASRSPGYWQGSASARGAVAFHSGGVTLGPYLSDTFALIEAKGASGAKVMYGQGARIDRFGYALVPTLTPYRYNTITLDPDGMDFNTELQDGERQIAPYAGSAVKVKFRTLSGYPLLITVRLADGSQIPMGAVVYIPAGTTGDKSDDAPQNLEVGMVGQASQAYLRAENPRGTLMLVWGDAANERCQLDYDLGTPKNDKQLYKLDALCVVTQH, from the coding sequence GTGAGGTTTGCTCCTTGGCTATCCTACCTGCTGGCACAGGGTCTGTTGGTCAGCCATTTCGTGTCAGCGGCGGATGAGAATAAACAAGACGAATATGTGTTTGAGGATGCGTTATTACGCGGCTCATCACTCGGCTTGGGCTCCATCTCCCGCTTTAATAAAAAAGACAGTTATGAAGCAGGCAAATACCAAGTTGATCTCTATATGAACAACAAGTTTGTCGATCGTATCGAACTGATGTTTATTACGAAAGATGACGAAGTTGTTCCGTGCTTGTCAGCATCACAACTGCTGCAAGCCGGCGTTAATGACAATGTCCTGAAAAACGTCGATCAGGAAGATAACTGTCTGGATTTCAAAACCCTACTACCTGCCAGTGATTATCGCTTCGATTATGCCAAGTTGCGTTTTGACTTATCTGTCCCACAACTATTTGTTAAGAACGTCCCGCGTGGTTACGTTGACCCACGCAATCTCACGGCAGGAGAGGCCATTGGTTTCAGTAATTATAATTTAAACCAATATCATGTGGGCTATAACAAAGATGGGATTAGACGTAATACTGACTCAAGCTATTTAAGCCTGAACAATGGTATCAACACCGGGATGTGGCGTTTTCGTCAACAAGGCTCATTGCGCTATGACTCAACACGTGGCGCAAACTGGACATCTAATCGGTTATATAGCCAACGAGCCCTGCCCGCGATTGGCAGTGAAGTTACAGTGGGTGAGACATTCAGTTCTGGCCAATTTTTCTCCAGCCTCGGGTTTAGCGGTGTGGCACTGAGTACGGATGATCGCATGCTGCCGGAGTCGCAACGGGGTTATGCACCCGTTGTCCGGGGGATTGCCAGAACCAATGCGAAAGTCACGGTATATCAAAATAATCGGCCAATTTATCAGAGTACCGTTTCGCCGGGAGCATTTGAATTCAATGACTTATCTGCCACCAACTTTGGCGGCGACCTGACTGTTGAAATTCAGGAAGCCGATGGCAGTCTAAGCACCTTTCAGGTGCCATTCTCCTCTGTGCCGGAATCATTACGCCCGGGGTATTCCCGCTATAGTTTCGCCGCAGGTCAGGTTCGTGATCTGAGCAGCCACGAAGTATTTAGTGAACTGACTTACCAGCGCGGGATAAGTAATGCTATTACCGCCAATACCGGGATGCGTGTGGCGTCAGGATATCAGGCCGTTATGCTGGGTGGCGTTTTCACTCATTATATTGGGGCGCTGGGGCTGGATGCGACCTATTCACATGCCAGCCTTCCCGGCGATGCCGACTCACCTGACAATAAACAGCAGAATGGCTGGATGGCGCGGGCCTCTTTTAGCCGAACGTTTGAAGCCACTAACACGACATTATCTGTCGCGGGTTACCGCTATTCCACAGAAGGTTACCGTGATTTAAGTGATGTGTTGGGCATTCGGGCGGCCAGTAGTGGCAAAGTGTGGAGTTCGGGCACTTATCAACAGCTCAGCCGAGCTGAGATATCCCTCAACCAGAACCTCAACAATTATGGTTCGCTGTATTTAACTGCCTCCTCACAGAATTACCGCAATTCGCGTAAGCGAGATACTCAGTTGCAATTGGGCTATGCCAATACCCTGTGGCGCAATACCAGTTTTAACCTTGCGGTTTCACAACAAAAAACTGGCGGGGGTAACAATGAAACTTACTTTGTCGACCCCGGCAGTGGTATGCCTGCGGCGAACGGGGCCAATCTTTTCGCGACCAATGAGACAGTGGTACAAATGTCCCTCTCATTCCCATTAGGGGGCAGCCCGCAAGCACCTTATATCTCCGCGGGTGCGGTCAATAGCCGGGTCAGCGGTGCCAGCTATCAGACATCACTCGCCGGTGTGATGGGCGATGATCAGTCTGCCAGTTACAGCATGGACTTCGCCCGCAATGAACAAAACAAGGAAAACACCTTTAGCGGTAGTTTACAAAAACGTTTACCGACCACCAGCCTGAGTGGCAGCGCATCGCGCAGCCCTGGTTATTGGCAAGGTTCTGCCAGCGCGCGTGGTGCTGTGGCGTTCCACAGCGGCGGTGTCACGTTGGGGCCGTATCTCAGTGATACCTTTGCGCTGATAGAAGCAAAAGGTGCCAGTGGGGCCAAAGTGATGTATGGCCAAGGAGCAAGAATTGACCGCTTCGGTTATGCCTTAGTTCCAACCTTGACGCCCTATCGCTACAACACCATCACCCTCGATCCCGATGGCATGGATTTCAATACTGAACTCCAGGACGGCGAGCGGCAAATTGCGCCTTATGCCGGTTCCGCAGTGAAGGTCAAATTCCGTACCCTCAGCGGATATCCACTTTTAATCACGGTTAGACTGGCCGATGGTAGCCAAATACCTATGGGCGCGGTGGTGTATATCCCTGCGGGCACAACCGGTGACAAGAGTGACGATGCCCCACAAAATTTGGAAGTCGGAATGGTCGGCCAAGCCAGTCAGGCGTATTTACGGGCTGAAAATCCCCGCGGGACGCTCATGCTGGTCTGGGGGGATGCCGCCAATGAACGCTGCCAGTTAGATTACGATTTAGGCACGCCTAAAAATGATAAACAGCTGTATAAACTCGATGCCTTGTGTGTCGTTACCCAACATTGA
- a CDS encoding autotransporter outer membrane beta-barrel domain-containing protein yields MTYQPPPLATSKNIPRRKTLSLLISVAVLANTSVASVNAATNEWRGTLSPEWSNQNNWSLNTLPDSNTNVFIDNGHVLLDITAASWGLSIGSSAGSSASVTVNNGNEWTLGQPLSGSSSNGFKQYIGDQGAGTLAIENGAKVFYAANSPTILGNQVGSEGEVIVSGQGSTWSSIYADISHASNQAIVQIGNYGSGKLSVLNGASVITPRGLSIAQQEGSSGSVKVSGQGSTVLLGSGSLGDTGWAGISMLYGAGDIIVDNGGELTLYGGIYFGRGKNNASQTLTLSGQGSTITSYGDINNVESGILRVQDGATLYSLRSPGNAFIAQGQGVIGRGGSSNTGDAYAYITGNGSSWHMDQDVIIGYLANGHLIISDGATVDNELGRIGLKAGYSGTINVSDVGSVWNNRGDVTLGSVGDGVLTVSNGGVVNVSNNLVIAEQAGSTGTLNFGSAENQSATASGIINANQINFGAGNGRVVFNHTDPDYYFEHLLNGTGTVIVHNGMTQFNHRQTYAGQTEVHNGGLLKAGIDHAFSSTSNYDIRHGGVLDLAGYDQTLASLSNAGMVSFNGVPGTVLSVMGNYIGNNGVLSFNTVLNDDTSASDKLVVNGNTSGTTKVSVTNVGGSGAQTLNGIELVQVNGSSDGEFVKNGRIVAGAFDYSLARGTGTNASHWYLTNLLSPVISEPEPMPEPKSPTEPNDPPTMIERPEAAGYSANLAAANNMFVTRLHDRLGETQYIDALTGEQKVTSLWLRNEGGNTRSRDNQKQLGTQANRYVLQLGGDIAQWSNNELDRFHLGVMAGYGKSKNKTESRISGYNARSSVDGYSLGMYSTWFANKADKSGWYVDSWAQYSWFNNTVDGQYLNTEEYKSKGVTASIESGYTFKIGENTAKNATYFIQPKAQIIWMGVKADNHQEANGTNVSGEGDGNIQTRLGAKAFMNGFHESNKGKDRVFQPFIEVNWIHNSKDFGAQMDGMSVKQAGAGNIGELKTGVEGQINKQLNVWGNVSQQIGDKGYSDTAVMLGIKYNF; encoded by the coding sequence ATGACGTACCAACCTCCACCTTTAGCTACCTCTAAGAATATCCCCCGGAGAAAGACATTATCTCTGTTAATCTCGGTGGCAGTTTTAGCAAATACAAGCGTTGCCAGTGTTAATGCTGCGACCAATGAATGGCGTGGTACGCTATCTCCTGAATGGAGCAATCAGAATAACTGGAGCCTAAATACATTACCCGACAGCAATACTAATGTTTTTATCGATAATGGTCATGTTTTATTAGATATTACCGCGGCAAGTTGGGGCTTATCTATAGGCAGCTCCGCAGGAAGTAGCGCCTCAGTTACCGTCAATAATGGTAATGAATGGACTCTCGGTCAACCCTTATCCGGCTCCAGCTCTAACGGATTTAAACAATATATTGGTGACCAAGGGGCGGGCACATTGGCGATTGAAAATGGGGCCAAAGTCTTTTATGCCGCTAACTCGCCGACCATCTTAGGAAATCAAGTTGGCTCTGAAGGTGAAGTCATCGTCAGTGGCCAAGGTTCCACTTGGAGCAGTATCTATGCTGATATCTCTCATGCCAGCAATCAAGCCATTGTGCAGATAGGAAATTACGGTTCAGGAAAACTGTCCGTCCTTAACGGTGCCAGTGTCATCACTCCAAGAGGGCTTTCTATTGCCCAGCAAGAAGGTTCCTCCGGTTCGGTCAAAGTCAGTGGCCAAGGTTCAACTGTGCTATTAGGCTCAGGCTCATTAGGTGATACCGGCTGGGCTGGAATATCCATGTTATATGGCGCAGGTGATATCATCGTTGATAACGGCGGTGAGTTAACATTATACGGCGGAATATATTTTGGCCGAGGGAAAAATAATGCATCGCAGACTCTGACTCTCAGTGGACAAGGCTCTACTATTACCAGCTACGGCGATATCAATAATGTCGAAAGTGGTATTCTTCGCGTTCAAGACGGTGCGACATTATATTCATTACGCAGCCCGGGAAATGCCTTTATTGCTCAAGGCCAAGGCGTAATTGGCAGAGGTGGTAGCAGTAATACGGGCGATGCTTATGCCTATATTACGGGCAATGGTTCGTCATGGCATATGGACCAAGATGTGATAATCGGTTATTTGGCAAATGGTCATTTAATTATCTCTGACGGCGCGACAGTTGATAATGAACTCGGCCGCATCGGGCTAAAAGCGGGTTATTCTGGCACTATTAACGTCAGTGATGTCGGTTCTGTCTGGAATAACCGTGGGGATGTCACTCTGGGAAGTGTTGGTGATGGCGTGTTGACTGTCTCTAATGGCGGAGTAGTTAATGTCAGTAATAATCTGGTAATTGCTGAACAAGCAGGTTCGACCGGCACACTTAATTTCGGTTCCGCTGAAAATCAGTCTGCAACTGCGAGTGGCATAATAAATGCCAATCAAATAAATTTTGGTGCGGGTAATGGCCGTGTCGTATTTAATCATACCGATCCTGACTACTATTTTGAGCACCTTCTAAATGGAACGGGCACTGTTATTGTCCATAACGGCATGACTCAATTTAACCATCGACAAACTTATGCTGGCCAAACTGAAGTCCATAATGGCGGATTATTAAAAGCCGGTATTGACCATGCGTTTAGCTCCACTTCAAATTACGACATCCGCCATGGTGGCGTATTGGATTTGGCCGGTTATGACCAAACACTCGCCAGCCTGAGCAATGCCGGTATGGTGAGTTTTAACGGCGTGCCGGGAACTGTACTAAGCGTAATGGGTAATTACATTGGCAATAATGGGGTTTTGAGCTTCAACACTGTACTGAATGACGACACCTCCGCCTCCGATAAACTGGTGGTCAATGGCAATACCTCCGGCACGACCAAAGTGAGTGTCACCAATGTGGGCGGCAGTGGCGCACAAACCTTGAATGGCATTGAATTAGTCCAAGTTAATGGTAGCTCTGACGGTGAGTTTGTGAAGAATGGCCGCATTGTTGCTGGCGCATTTGATTACTCACTGGCTCGCGGTACAGGAACAAATGCCAGTCATTGGTATCTGACCAATCTGCTTTCACCGGTAATATCAGAGCCAGAACCAATGCCGGAGCCAAAATCACCAACCGAACCTAATGACCCGCCAACGATGATTGAGCGCCCTGAAGCGGCTGGCTACAGCGCTAATCTGGCGGCGGCCAACAATATGTTTGTCACCCGACTCCATGATCGTCTCGGGGAAACGCAATACATTGATGCCCTGACTGGCGAGCAGAAAGTCACTAGCTTATGGTTACGCAATGAAGGCGGGAATACCCGTTCACGCGATAACCAAAAACAGTTAGGCACGCAAGCCAACCGCTATGTCTTACAACTCGGCGGTGATATTGCACAGTGGAGTAACAATGAGCTGGATCGTTTCCATCTCGGGGTAATGGCCGGTTACGGCAAGAGTAAGAACAAAACCGAGTCGCGGATTTCCGGTTACAACGCGCGCTCATCCGTTGATGGCTATAGCCTCGGGATGTACAGCACTTGGTTTGCCAATAAAGCGGATAAATCAGGTTGGTATGTGGATAGCTGGGCACAATACAGTTGGTTCAATAATACTGTTGACGGCCAGTATTTAAATACTGAAGAGTACAAATCTAAAGGAGTAACGGCGTCGATCGAGAGCGGATATACCTTTAAAATCGGTGAAAATACTGCCAAAAATGCCACTTACTTTATCCAGCCCAAAGCCCAAATTATCTGGATGGGCGTAAAAGCAGACAATCACCAAGAAGCTAATGGCACCAATGTCTCCGGCGAAGGTGATGGCAATATCCAGACCCGTCTGGGGGCGAAAGCTTTTATGAATGGTTTCCATGAAAGTAATAAAGGTAAAGATCGGGTATTCCAACCGTTTATTGAAGTTAACTGGATCCATAATAGTAAAGACTTTGGTGCCCAGATGGACGGCATGTCAGTAAAACAGGCCGGTGCAGGTAATATCGGCGAACTGAAAACCGGTGTAGAAGGCCAGATAAATAAGCAACTGAATGTTTGGGGCAATGTCAGCCAACAAATTGGCGACAAAGGTTATAGCGATACTGCTGTAATGCTAGGGATTAAATATAACTTCTAG
- a CDS encoding fimbrial protein, whose translation MLPGYAQCVWKGANIGGDNYGASLQLGSINITSNYIQPVDSILASSIISLVPARFWSDPEAVIYECDIADKDSLFEVFATNGDSNVGGYTNMGDNYFQTFFPYTALKLIHVDSGIEFTRIWQQVPLKKYDVVGNKIQIKGKHFTQIRAELKKVGAVDRTPGPSSWGCSGPAADNYSGSYTCNQPNGYVVFKGPGMPVPETGYDSATNYQTWGTGRYMAFGMNTSPVSILTRKNTCVVRNVTPYVIFPIITVSELNDNQTRSADITVDIECQAGTESGINSGQTALGIQTSLPGYLIAQGLGLVNSAGGVSYLLSDHYGTDSRIATGVGISLSDSSGRPMNFVGWGGCVNNCASTSSAGWYPVLTGANANGSNAAGFNNYSHNFTATLKKLPNGTPTAGKVDATAYVLVKIQ comes from the coding sequence ATGCTACCTGGCTATGCCCAATGTGTCTGGAAAGGGGCAAATATTGGAGGCGATAATTACGGAGCCTCATTGCAACTAGGCAGCATCAATATCACCAGCAATTACATTCAGCCCGTCGATTCAATTCTGGCGTCCAGTATTATTAGTCTGGTCCCGGCTCGTTTCTGGTCCGATCCCGAGGCTGTTATCTATGAATGTGATATCGCCGATAAAGACAGTTTATTCGAAGTCTTTGCCACCAATGGCGACAGCAATGTCGGTGGCTATACCAATATGGGCGACAACTATTTTCAAACCTTTTTCCCTTATACCGCGTTAAAACTGATTCATGTGGATAGTGGCATTGAGTTCACCCGAATCTGGCAGCAAGTTCCGCTGAAAAAATATGATGTGGTCGGTAATAAAATTCAGATTAAAGGCAAACATTTCACCCAAATCCGCGCGGAATTGAAAAAGGTCGGCGCGGTAGATCGCACGCCAGGCCCGTCCAGCTGGGGATGTTCAGGACCAGCGGCAGATAACTATTCCGGTAGCTATACCTGCAATCAACCCAATGGTTATGTGGTGTTCAAAGGGCCCGGCATGCCCGTGCCAGAAACAGGTTATGATTCAGCGACAAATTATCAGACTTGGGGAACAGGCCGCTATATGGCGTTTGGGATGAATACCTCGCCGGTTTCCATCCTGACGCGTAAAAATACCTGCGTCGTTCGCAATGTAACGCCTTATGTGATTTTCCCCATCATCACCGTAAGTGAACTCAATGATAATCAAACACGTAGTGCGGATATCACCGTCGATATTGAATGTCAGGCTGGCACCGAATCGGGCATTAATAGCGGACAAACCGCGCTCGGCATCCAGACTTCATTGCCGGGGTATCTGATAGCGCAAGGGCTAGGATTGGTCAATTCTGCAGGTGGCGTCAGTTACTTGCTTTCAGACCATTATGGTACTGACAGCCGTATTGCTACCGGCGTGGGAATAAGCCTCAGTGATAGTAGTGGAAGACCCATGAATTTTGTTGGCTGGGGTGGGTGCGTCAATAATTGTGCTTCTACATCCAGCGCAGGTTGGTACCCGGTTCTTACCGGGGCTAATGCTAATGGCAGCAATGCTGCGGGTTTCAACAACTATTCACACAACTTCACTGCCACATTAAAAAAGCTGCCTAATGGCACCCCAACGGCCGGTAAAGTCGATGCTACCGCCTATGTTTTGGTGAAAATACAATGA
- a CDS encoding fimbrial biogenesis chaperone produces the protein MRNLCLFLLIFSINPHAIAGLVAASTRMIYQPESRERTLMLANTNDYPVVVQTWVDDGDVDSTPDQAKAPFMVLPAVFKMQPGAAQALRIINKGDNLPGDRESVYWLNLYEIPPKSQRNTDAYAQVAMAMNTQMKIFYRPAGLTPQPAQAMKEVSFTLKKQNKEFVLTAHNPTPYHVSFGQIQLKNRQQSYTIAQEMNMMISPFAERQYQFEHSPTSLSGEQTLDYVYFDDAGNQVKNSQLVKVTP, from the coding sequence ATGAGAAACTTGTGCCTGTTTTTATTGATATTCAGTATTAATCCCCATGCTATCGCGGGGCTCGTTGCAGCTTCAACCCGCATGATTTACCAGCCTGAGTCGCGCGAACGCACACTGATGCTGGCAAATACCAATGATTACCCGGTCGTGGTACAGACTTGGGTAGATGATGGCGATGTCGACAGCACACCGGACCAAGCCAAGGCTCCTTTTATGGTGTTACCGGCTGTATTTAAAATGCAGCCAGGGGCCGCACAAGCGCTACGCATTATTAATAAAGGTGACAATTTACCTGGTGATCGGGAGTCAGTTTATTGGCTTAATTTGTATGAAATCCCCCCGAAATCACAGCGTAATACAGATGCTTATGCCCAAGTGGCGATGGCAATGAATACACAGATGAAGATTTTCTATCGGCCAGCAGGACTAACCCCCCAGCCGGCACAAGCAATGAAAGAAGTCAGTTTTACCCTAAAAAAACAGAATAAAGAGTTTGTCCTCACGGCGCATAATCCAACGCCATATCACGTTTCTTTCGGCCAGATTCAGCTCAAAAACCGGCAACAAAGCTACACCATCGCGCAGGAGATGAATATGATGATCAGCCCGTTCGCAGAACGGCAATATCAATTTGAGCATTCGCCCACCTCACTTAGCGGCGAACAGACTTTGGACTATGTTTATTTCGATGATGCCGGGAATCAGGTAAAAAACAGTCAGTTAGTTAAAGTGACACCGTAA
- a CDS encoding TetR/AcrR family transcriptional regulator has product MARVSKQQMALNREAIVQTSSQLFRARGLNGVSVNDLMAAVGLTHGGFYGHFTSKDELAAIASRQALNDSNTRWQEVSRQPEQYNLRTLVELYLSPTHRDHVEDGCAITALASDVAREDNEKPVCEVYLSGVKSMLERLESVSDIEDPEQRKQHVLAQLAMLSGALTLARATAGDKLSDEFLAAAKKSLLGEE; this is encoded by the coding sequence ATGGCCCGAGTATCAAAGCAACAGATGGCGCTCAATCGCGAAGCTATCGTACAAACGTCTTCGCAACTCTTTCGCGCCCGAGGTTTGAATGGTGTCAGTGTTAACGATTTAATGGCTGCGGTCGGGCTGACACACGGCGGATTCTACGGACATTTTACTTCTAAAGATGAACTGGCAGCTATCGCTAGCCGCCAGGCGCTCAATGATTCCAACACGCGCTGGCAGGAAGTCAGCCGTCAGCCTGAGCAATATAATCTGCGCACTTTGGTGGAGCTTTATCTCTCTCCGACTCATCGTGATCATGTAGAAGATGGCTGCGCAATTACTGCATTAGCCAGCGATGTAGCACGTGAGGATAATGAAAAACCAGTATGCGAAGTTTATCTCAGCGGCGTGAAATCTATGTTAGAACGATTAGAATCGGTTTCTGATATAGAAGATCCTGAACAACGCAAGCAACATGTACTGGCACAACTTGCAATGTTATCTGGCGCGTTAACACTGGCACGCGCAACGGCTGGAGATAAATTATCAGATGAATTTCTTGCTGCTGCCAAAAAAAGCTTATTAGGTGAAGAGTAA
- a CDS encoding SDR family NAD(P)-dependent oxidoreductase: MNTIPAVLITGASSGIGATYAERFARRGHNLVLVARDSVRLEALATELRQNNGITVDVLPADLTQSDELAIVEARLRDDNRIGILVNNAGMSIGGSFIEQTTDDIERLLALNTLALVRLASAVAPRLAAKGEGAIINIGSVVGLAPEFGLTVYGATKAFVLFLSQGLSIELAAKGVYVQAVLPAATRTEIWQRSGTDINTLSAVMEVGELVDAALVGFDRRELVTIPPLHDIEQWGTYQAGRQAMLPGFAQQHAAERYR, encoded by the coding sequence ATGAACACTATTCCCGCGGTTCTTATTACAGGTGCTTCATCTGGCATTGGCGCCACTTATGCTGAACGCTTTGCACGCCGGGGGCATAACCTCGTATTGGTCGCCCGTGATAGTGTGCGATTGGAAGCATTGGCAACTGAACTTCGCCAGAACAATGGCATTACTGTTGATGTTTTGCCGGCTGATTTAACCCAGTCTGATGAGCTTGCTATTGTAGAGGCGCGGTTGCGTGATGATAACCGTATCGGGATCCTCGTCAACAACGCTGGCATGAGTATTGGGGGAAGTTTTATTGAACAGACAACGGATGATATTGAGCGACTGCTCGCCCTTAACACCCTCGCGCTGGTGCGGCTTGCCAGTGCTGTTGCTCCACGTTTGGCGGCAAAAGGCGAGGGGGCCATTATTAATATTGGTTCTGTAGTCGGCTTAGCACCTGAGTTTGGTTTGACTGTTTATGGCGCAACCAAAGCATTTGTGCTGTTTCTATCTCAGGGGCTTAGCATTGAGCTGGCAGCTAAAGGTGTTTATGTTCAGGCCGTATTACCCGCAGCAACACGGACTGAAATTTGGCAGCGTTCTGGCACAGATATCAACACGCTTTCAGCGGTGATGGAGGTCGGGGAGTTAGTGGATGCCGCATTGGTTGGCTTTGATCGCCGCGAATTGGTGACTATCCCTCCGTTGCATGATATCGAGCAGTGGGGAACTTATCAGGCCGGACGGCAAGCTATGTTACCGGGTTTTGCCCAACAGCATGCCGCAGAAAGATATCGGTAA
- a CDS encoding fimbrial biogenesis chaperone, whose protein sequence is MPLIAHKIIACSLLLLSGVPLWTQASVVMTGTRIIYPEGTREKVLQLSNKDDHPNLVQLWMDDGNNQSSPSKNDVPFALTPQIFRMEAQSGQVVRLSYIEHNLPKDRESVFYLNFLQIPALKKVDSEPENKLVLIVNNRLKVFYRPAALKENVDTLGEKIRVTLASTSGDKIKIHNPTAYYISLRDAKLVSDGKTISFATSEMFAPNSTTDLALPAGVKAKKGELLTLNVVNDYGTNIPCDYHL, encoded by the coding sequence TTAGCGGCGTACCCTTATGGACGCAAGCCAGTGTTGTCATGACAGGAACACGTATCATTTATCCTGAAGGCACACGGGAGAAAGTGCTTCAACTCAGTAATAAAGATGACCATCCTAATTTGGTTCAATTATGGATGGATGACGGAAATAATCAGTCTTCTCCATCAAAAAATGATGTCCCATTCGCATTGACACCACAAATATTCCGCATGGAAGCCCAAAGCGGACAAGTGGTTCGTTTGTCGTATATTGAACATAATTTACCCAAAGATCGTGAGTCAGTTTTCTATCTGAACTTCCTACAAATCCCCGCGTTAAAAAAAGTAGACTCGGAACCGGAAAACAAACTGGTTTTGATTGTTAATAACCGGCTGAAAGTCTTTTATCGCCCTGCAGCATTGAAAGAAAACGTTGATACCTTGGGTGAGAAAATCCGCGTCACTCTGGCTAGCACTAGTGGCGACAAAATCAAGATACATAACCCTACGGCTTATTACATAAGCTTGCGTGATGCCAAACTGGTAAGTGATGGGAAAACCATTTCATTTGCAACTAGCGAGATGTTTGCGCCCAACTCAACCACTGATCTGGCTTTGCCGGCAGGTGTTAAAGCTAAAAAGGGTGAGTTGCTGACGCTAAACGTGGTTAATGATTATGGCACCAACATTCCCTGCGATTATCATTTGTAA